The following DNA comes from Bacteroidales bacterium.
CCAATTTGAATAGCTACATTCGCTCCAACGTTATCAACCTTTGAAAGAGAGAATTCGTGAACACCAATATTACTTGATGATACAGCCTCTGTCTCATTAACTACAGTACCATCACTTGCCTTAACAACGCAAACCTTAACTTTAAACTCTTGATTATGTTCTGCATAAAAATCGCATTGAGAAGCATAGTAGGTATTATATTTAGTAAGTAAATTAACGTATGTTCTCAAACTATCTTGTGCTGTAGTAAACGTCTTTTTAATATGTTGTCTATGGTTACCTTCGTTACCTGCACTACCTACAAGGAGTTTACCTTCTCCTTGAAGAGCATCACAAACTTGGTCAAGAATAGAACATCCGTCGTGGGGACCATAAACATCACCTAAACTTATATTGACAACACAAGGTTTATTAACGCTATCGGCATAATCATAAATATATTTTAAGCCATCGCTTATTGAGTTCCATTCAATACTTTGATCGTTATAGTTGTAACTAACAACTACAATATCCGTTTCGGGGGCAACGCCATGAAAGTTATTCTCTTTATAACTACCAGCAGCAATACCTAAAACATGGCAACCATGAGTTTCGTATGTGTCATCAAAACCAACATTTTCAATATCCTCTTCACTCTTGTATTCGCTACCATAACTATAACCTTCAGGAGGAGTACCAGTATTAATAGGCTGATTCCAAAAACGTTTAATACGAAGATTACCATCTTTGTCGTAAAAATTTATATGGTTCAATTGAACACCACAGTCAATGATGCCAATAACCACACCCTTACCAGTATATGCCGAAGGTAACTCAATACCATTGATAATATCATCTACATTAACAGCTTCTCTTGCTTTATCTAATTTTGGTTTTGGTCTGCCACCAGAATCAATTCTCTTTACTATGTCAAGAGAAGAAATTTCATCTATTGCATCAAGAGGAATACGTGCCGATATAATAGAATCCAAAACCATATTAACCTTTACGCCATACTCTTCCAATGAGTAGGGGTTGCAACCCTCTTTAACAATAATATAAGCACCAATTTCAGAGCATCTATCTTTCGAAGATTTTAGCAACGAACTATTTTCGTTGTTAATCTCATTTATAAAGTTGAATGTATTTATAGATAGTTTATTGTTATAACCATTTGCATAAACAAGAGTGGAAATAACTAAAAATGCAAGAGTAAAAAAATTTCTCATAATCTAAAATTTAGAAAAATATCAGCAAACCATTTTGCTGTGATGTGGCAAAGTTACAAATAAACCTCTGTATTTCAAAATATAACTAACACCAAAGAGTGTTAAAATAGCAAAGGGCATATCAACGATATACCCTTTAGCCTTGTAAACAAATATTTATTTAGTAATAATTATCACTTATTCTCTTGAGGAACCTCTTTGCGGATAGCCTTAGTTCTAATCTCTTCACAGATTTCAGAAACAAACTGAGCCAAAGGTTTGCTACCCTCATCGCCGGCAAAGCGACTACGAACAGCAACCGAGTTGCTCTCTTCCTCTTGTTGACCAATAACCAACATATAAGGAACACGATTGTTACGGGCATCGCGGATCTTGTATCCAATCTTCTCCGCTCTGCCATCAACAGTAACAAGCACTCCGTTGCGTTTAAGCTCTGCTGCAACCTTGTCAGCATACTCAATATATTTGTCAGATATAGGTAATATACGCACTTGTTCAGGAGATAACCAAGTTGGGAATTTACCCTCATATTTCTCAATCAACCAAGCAAGAGTACGCTCGTAGCAACCCATACTTGTACGGTGAATAATATAAGGTCTTACTTTCTCTCCGTTTTGGTCAATGTAGTACATATCAAATTGTTCGCTCAATAGAGCATCCCATTGAACAGTAATCATAGTATCCTCTTTACCATAAACGTTCTTAGCGTTTATATCAACCTTAGGACCATAGAATGCAGCACCACCAACCTCTTCAACAAAAGGAATTTCAAGTTCGCGTAACATTTGGCGAATATGCTCTTGAGTCTCCTCCCAAACCTCAGCAGTACCAATATATTTAGTAGTGTTCTCTGGGTCATATTTAGCCAAAACGTAAGTAACATCATCTTGCAGACCAAGAGTAGTCATAACATGTTTAGCCAAAGCAAGACAGTTTTTAAACTCTTCCACCATCTGGTCGGGGCGAACAATTAAGTGTCCCTCGCTTATAGTAAATTGACGAACGCGAGTCAAACCGTGCATCTCACCAGAATCCTCATTGCGGAATAGGGTAGAGGTCTCGCTATAACGTAAAGGAAGATCTCTATAAGAGTGTTGAGTTGCTTTGTAAACATAATATTGGAAAGGACAAGTCATAGGACGAAGAGCAAACACCTCTTTATCCTCCTCCTCGTTACCAAGAACAAACATACCATCTTTGTAATGATCCCAGTGTCCCGAAATCTTATACAAATCGCTCTTTGCCATCAAAGGAGTTTTAGTTCTGATGTAACCCCACTCGTTATCCTCCAAATCCTCAATCCAACGTTGAAGAGTTTGAACAATCTTAGCACCCTTAGGCATAAGCAAAGGCAAACCTTGACCAATAACATCAACAGTTGTGAACAACTCCATCTCTCTACCAATCTTGTTGTGGTCAATGTTTTTGATATGCTCCAAGTGAGCGAGATAAGCATCGCAATCCTCTTTAGTAAAGAACGCAGTACCATATATACGCGATAACGAAGCATTGCTCTTATCACCACGCCAATAAGCAGTTGAAGTTGAAAGTAACTTAAAGCCCTTAATCATTTTAGTATTTAACAAGTGAGGGCCCATACAAAGATCAACAAAATCATCTTGTGAATATAGAGTAATAGTCTCTCCCTCAGGGATAGCATCAATAAGTTCTAACTTATAAGGCTCGTTTTTAGCCTTCATAAGTTCATAAGCCTCATTTCTTGAAACAACCTTACGCTCAATTCTTGGGTTCGATTTAATAATCTTCTTCATCTCCTTCTCAATCTTCTCCAAATCCTCTTTGCTGAAAGGAGCACACTCAAAGTCATAGAAGAAACCTGTTTCAGTAGCAGGACCTATTGTAACTTTAGCCTCAGGGAAAAGATGGGTAACCGCCTCTGCCATAATGTGAGTAGTGGTGTGGCGAAGAATATGAAGAGCCTCCTTGCTATCGGTAGTAACAAGTTCAATATCGCAATCCGTCGTGATAGTCGTTCTTAAATCGGTAATTTCGCCGTTTAATTTAACGGCAACAACACTATTTAAAAGTTGAGGATCAATCGATTTTAAAACATCGATAAAATTTACCTCGTTGCTCTCAGTACAAAACTCTTGAGCATTTCCGTTAAGTAATTTAACTTTAATCATCTGACTATCTTATAAATAAATTAGTAAATATCAATTATATAATAGTTCTTATTCCTATATAGAAATATCTTCTCTGTAAACTGCAAAGATACAAAACAATCCAATAATAAACAATAGTAATAAAAGTCAAATAAAAAGATAAAAACAATAAAGAGGCTATCTCAATATTCTTGTTTGATAGCCTCTTTTATTGCTCTTTATTATTTAATTATTTCACAATAATTTTGCCCGATTTATAAACATTCTCTCCTGAAATATGGTAAATATAAACACCGCTTTGCGGGAACTCACTTAATGATATTTGAGTTATTTCATCAGATAATTTCTTCTCTTTTACCATAATACCTTGAGTATTGTATAAACTTAATTTAAGATGTTTATTATTATCTGATTTTTCTATTACAAGAGAGTAGTTATCAACTCTAATATTAATATCAGAGGAACTATTTAGGTTCTTAACGCCATCTGGGTTAATAACTATAACTTCTTTGTAATAAGGCCTATAAAAGAATCTTTTTCCTTTATATGTAAATGACTCTAAACTAGGCAAAGTTTGTGAGCCTGTCAATAATAGCGTATAATCAAACCATAGTCCCATTCCTGTTGAGCCTATTCCCCTCGTAAGACCATATACCATATTATCCTCACATAACTCCGCTATATCTATATGATTACAGTTGTTGTATATCCATGGGAAACAACTCTCTCCTGTCTCAAAATCATATAATGGATATTCTGTATCATATAGTGTCACTCTACTTTCATAATCATCATTCCCTCGACTATAAGAGCAGTCGCTACAAGTTTGAATATAACATTCAGGTTTTACATAAACTTTCTCTCCCTCTACTCTTGTTCCTGCAATAAAACTACCTGTTTCATCATATAACTTTGAATAAGTTTTATCATTAATTATAGTGTCACCCTCTAAATAGTACTTAACTGTAAATGTACCTTCAGGACAATAATAAAATTTTGTTGTATCTCCTATCTCCTCAATGCCACAAATAAAATCGTTAGCCATAGTGTTTTTATATCTTATTACCCATTCTGCATCTTCAGTAGGAAATACATCAGGTAGTTTTATATCTTCTTCCGTTTTAATTCCCTCGCCAAATGTAAAAGGTACAATTTCTACTTCTCCAAAAGTCCCTTTATACATTGTCGCTTCTATCGTTCCATAGTCACTGGGCATAAAGCCTTCCGAGTTAGTATTGCACCCCTCTTCAAAATCCCAATATCCTTTAAGAGAATTATCATTTAATAAGGGGGCTGTCATTGTTGTTTGAATTTCGTTTTGCGTTAATGCTTTGTTGTAGAGTTGTACTTTGTCAATGTATGCGTTTAGAGGAGCAGATGTAAAATTTTGACCTCCTATCATAATTATTTTATCATCTTCAACGTACGTTCTTATTTGAGAAGTAAGAGTATATATGAGTTTCCCATCTATATATAAATCAATATTCAAGGTAGAGGTTTTGTATTCAAATACAAAAGTATAATAGTGCCATTTGTTTGTTTCTAAGATAAATGAATCATCTACTAACTGCGAAGAGGGAGGAGTATTAGCTCCATTTCTGACTGTGTATGCTATATCTCCCGATTGATTTATAACTCCCCACATCCAACCCCAACTATTCATTGGCCACTCATCAGTTACATCTCTAATATTAATCAATTGAGATATTTCTGTATTGTCATTAAACTCTTTTATATTAGCCCAAAATGAAATTGTATAAGATTCTTTACTGTCAAAAGTTATTTGATCTACTGGTATGCCAAAAGCATTCTCTTCTAAATCTATTCCACGAGGTTGTTCACTATTTGCACTCGCAAATGTAGAAGATAATACTATTAATGCAATTAGTGCGATTGTTTTTTTTAGTCTCATAACTTCTCTTGTTTTTGAGGTTAATTTTTTGCAAGATATTAAATAAATTAATAATATGCAAGGGAAAAATTACCCCCCCCCTATTTTAACATATATTAACTATATAAACAATACAAATTGGATAATTACCAACTTATTATTACCTTCGCATTTGCAAATTAAGATAACGATGAAACCTCAAAAGATAAATAAAACCAATGTTGCACGTCTGTTAGACAAAGCAAAAATTGAGTATGAGTTGATACCCTACGAAGTAGATGAGAGCGACCTTGGGGCTCAGCATATTGCCGACCAACTTGGCGAAGATATAAATCAGGTATTCAAAACCCTTGTGTTGCGAGGTGATCGCAACGGACTGTTTGTTTGTGTTATACCGGGTAATTGCGAAGTAAACCTAAAATATGCAGCAAAGGTATCTGGTAACAAAAGTGCCGAGATGATAGCAATGAAAGAGTTATTACCTTTGACAGGTTACATTCGTGGAGGTTGTTGTCCAATAGGAATGAAAAAGCCATATCCCACATTCTTTCACTCAACAGCCACAAACTTCCCTTATATATATGTAAGTGCAGGAGTGCGAGGATTACAACTTAAAATATCGCCTCAAAAACTAATCGATTATGTAGGAGCAGAAATTACCGAACTATTTTGAAGATAGTTGTTAGTTGTACGCTGCTGTGCATCTTATTTTTTGTTGTTAGAAATTACTATTAATTAAATGAGCGGAAATCCAAAAGGACTTTCGCTCTGTTTTAATGCTTTATTAGAAAGGTTAAGATACAACAAACTTGGCGAAGAAAATGACGGGAGCATACAGACGTATGTGATCAAAATAAAAGAGAAGGAACATTATATTCCTTCTCTATATTTTAAAAAGTTTGATAGTTGAGATAAGTTTTGGGATTTGTGTAGATTTTTTTAAGCGGAGTTTAGTTTCCTAAATGAGCATTAAAAAATCAAACAAAGGACAAAAATTAGCCAACTTGCAACTTTTTACTAGCCTTTGATAGCCTTAATACCTGGCAACACCTTACCCTCAATAGCCTCTAACAAAGCACCACCACCTGTTGATACGTAAGATACTTTGTCTGCCAAACCGAATTTGTTTACACATGCTACTGAGTCTCCTCCTCCTACAAGTGAGAATGCTCCGTTTTCTGTTGCCTCAACTATTGCATCAGCAATTGCACGTGATCCTGCTGTGAAGTTGTCGAATTCGAATACTCCAGCTGGGCCGTTCCAAAGGATTGTTTTTGCATCTTTGATAGCGTTAGCAAACAATACGCGAGTATCAGGACCTGCATCAAGACCTTCCCATCCTTCAGGAATTGCTCCAACAGGAACAATTTGAGTGTTTGCGTCGTTACTGAATGAATCTGCAGCAACACAGTCTGTTCCAAGTACAAGGTTTACTCCTTTTGCTTTTGCTTTCTCAATGATGTTTAGAGCAAGGTCAAGTTTGTCTGTCTCACAGATCGAAAGACCTACTTCTCCGCCCATTGCTTTTGCAAATGTGTATGTCATACCACCGCAAAGGATTAGGTTATCAACTTTATCCATCAAGTTCTCAATGATACCGATTTTTGTTGATACTTTTGAGCCTCCCATAATTGCAGTGAAAGGACGTTTAATATTGTTAAGTACGTTCTCAACAGCATTTACCTCTTTCTCCATTAGGTAACCTAACATTTTGTTATCTGCGTCAAAGTAGTCGGCGATAACTGCTGTTGAAGCGTGTTTACGGTGTGCTGTTCCGAATGCGTCATTTACGTATGCATCAGCATAACTTGCAAGTGTTTTAGAGAACTCTTTTTGACTTGCTTTCATTGCCTCTTTTGCCTCTGCATATGCAGGATCTTCTTTATCAATTCCTACAGGTTTTCCTTCCTCTTCAGGATAGAAACGAAGGTTCTCAAGTAATAAAACTTCTCCTGG
Coding sequences within:
- a CDS encoding S8 family peptidase, whose protein sequence is MRNFFTLAFLVISTLVYANGYNNKLSINTFNFINEINNENSSLLKSSKDRCSEIGAYIIVKEGCNPYSLEEYGVKVNMVLDSIISARIPLDAIDEISSLDIVKRIDSGGRPKPKLDKAREAVNVDDIINGIELPSAYTGKGVVIGIIDCGVQLNHINFYDKDGNLRIKRFWNQPINTGTPPEGYSYGSEYKSEEDIENVGFDDTYETHGCHVLGIAAGSYKENNFHGVAPETDIVVVSYNYNDQSIEWNSISDGLKYIYDYADSVNKPCVVNISLGDVYGPHDGCSILDQVCDALQGEGKLLVGSAGNEGNHRQHIKKTFTTAQDSLRTYVNLLTKYNTYYASQCDFYAEHNQEFKVKVCVVKASDGTVVNETEAVSSSNIGVHEFSLSKVDNVGANVAIQIGCELEPGSNRPHINVMALASSVKTGYTIGFKVIGATGTTIHGWCDDYYSRFTNKSNLEGWTPGDFESNIAEIGGTGKRIISVGSYVSRAYSATSTLGDISSFSSIGPTLDGRMKPDIAAPGEYLVSSMSNSSYSVSNNSTEIQRGDTVTVNGINYYWGAIRGTSMSSPMVAGTLALWLEANPNLTPEDVREIFSETAIRDEWTGSQPNNTWGYGKLDAWGGLKKILELNGIEESYITENNNNVRVYANNGVINVLFTNNISNCSIAVYDITGKLLINKLIGCANAGEEILFNQISDNGIYIIKIDGDNFANATKVIL
- the thrS gene encoding threonine--tRNA ligase produces the protein MIKVKLLNGNAQEFCTESNEVNFIDVLKSIDPQLLNSVVAVKLNGEITDLRTTITTDCDIELVTTDSKEALHILRHTTTHIMAEAVTHLFPEAKVTIGPATETGFFYDFECAPFSKEDLEKIEKEMKKIIKSNPRIERKVVSRNEAYELMKAKNEPYKLELIDAIPEGETITLYSQDDFVDLCMGPHLLNTKMIKGFKLLSTSTAYWRGDKSNASLSRIYGTAFFTKEDCDAYLAHLEHIKNIDHNKIGREMELFTTVDVIGQGLPLLMPKGAKIVQTLQRWIEDLEDNEWGYIRTKTPLMAKSDLYKISGHWDHYKDGMFVLGNEEEDKEVFALRPMTCPFQYYVYKATQHSYRDLPLRYSETSTLFRNEDSGEMHGLTRVRQFTISEGHLIVRPDQMVEEFKNCLALAKHVMTTLGLQDDVTYVLAKYDPENTTKYIGTAEVWEETQEHIRQMLRELEIPFVEEVGGAAFYGPKVDINAKNVYGKEDTMITVQWDALLSEQFDMYYIDQNGEKVRPYIIHRTSMGCYERTLAWLIEKYEGKFPTWLSPEQVRILPISDKYIEYADKVAAELKRNGVLVTVDGRAEKIGYKIRDARNNRVPYMLVIGQQEEESNSVAVRSRFAGDEGSKPLAQFVSEICEEIRTKAIRKEVPQENK
- a CDS encoding T9SS type A sorting domain-containing protein, with product MRLKKTIALIALIVLSSTFASANSEQPRGIDLEENAFGIPVDQITFDSKESYTISFWANIKEFNDNTEISQLINIRDVTDEWPMNSWGWMWGVINQSGDIAYTVRNGANTPPSSQLVDDSFILETNKWHYYTFVFEYKTSTLNIDLYIDGKLIYTLTSQIRTYVEDDKIIMIGGQNFTSAPLNAYIDKVQLYNKALTQNEIQTTMTAPLLNDNSLKGYWDFEEGCNTNSEGFMPSDYGTIEATMYKGTFGEVEIVPFTFGEGIKTEEDIKLPDVFPTEDAEWVIRYKNTMANDFICGIEEIGDTTKFYYCPEGTFTVKYYLEGDTIINDKTYSKLYDETGSFIAGTRVEGEKVYVKPECYIQTCSDCSYSRGNDDYESRVTLYDTEYPLYDFETGESCFPWIYNNCNHIDIAELCEDNMVYGLTRGIGSTGMGLWFDYTLLLTGSQTLPSLESFTYKGKRFFYRPYYKEVIVINPDGVKNLNSSSDINIRVDNYSLVIEKSDNNKHLKLSLYNTQGIMVKEKKLSDEITQISLSEFPQSGVYIYHISGENVYKSGKIIVK
- the ybaK gene encoding Cys-tRNA(Pro) deacylase — its product is MKPQKINKTNVARLLDKAKIEYELIPYEVDESDLGAQHIADQLGEDINQVFKTLVLRGDRNGLFVCVIPGNCEVNLKYAAKVSGNKSAEMIAMKELLPLTGYIRGGCCPIGMKKPYPTFFHSTATNFPYIYVSAGVRGLQLKISPQKLIDYVGAEITELF
- a CDS encoding phosphoglycerate kinase; the encoded protein is MQTIDNYNFAGKKAIVRVDFNVPLDENGKVTDDTRIRGALPTLKKILADGGALIIMSHMGKPKGKVNPKFSLGQIKDVVAEKLGVAVQFAPDCAKAAEQAAALKPGEVLLLENLRFYPEEEGKPVGIDKEDPAYAEAKEAMKASQKEFSKTLASYADAYVNDAFGTAHRKHASTAVIADYFDADNKMLGYLMEKEVNAVENVLNNIKRPFTAIMGGSKVSTKIGIIENLMDKVDNLILCGGMTYTFAKAMGGEVGLSICETDKLDLALNIIEKAKAKGVNLVLGTDCVAADSFSNDANTQIVPVGAIPEGWEGLDAGPDTRVLFANAIKDAKTILWNGPAGVFEFDNFTAGSRAIADAIVEATENGAFSLVGGGDSVACVNKFGLADKVSYVSTGGGALLEAIEGKVLPGIKAIKG